The genomic region TGTTCTTCAAGCCTTTTTATATATTCTTCTTCATAGGTGATGTTTGGGTTGTAAAAATAAATTGTAATATCAAAAAATTTAAGAAGATATTCAATTACAGCACAACTACATGGAGCACAGCAGGAATGAAGAAGCAGAGTGGGATTTTTCTCTTCTGTAGAAATCTTTTTAAGTTCCTGTTCCATTATTAAATCATAATTTTTTTTCATTTGTTACTCCTATTTTTCTATCCATGTTTTCCATACTTCAGGTTGGTATCCAATTGTAATCTCTCTGTTAAATCTTCCAATTGGAGATTTAAAAAGTATTGGATTCTCCAAAAGTGTTTCCTCAATATCAAATACCATATATTGAAGATTCATTTTTTTATATTCTTTTGATTCAGTGTCAATGAGTTCCTCAATTGGGTATTTAGCACATATTGACTTAAGTTCTCCTTTTGATGGAGCTTTTTCTTTTAAGTTTATAAACTGTATTTTAATGCCACGTTCTTTAAAAAATCTTTCTGCTTTTCTTGAATCGTTGCAATTCTTTTTTCCAAAAATCTGTATTATCATATTACTCCTTTATAAATATATTACTTTTTCTGCCATCTCTTGAAATGTATCATCATGGGTTACTATAATACTTTGTTCAAGATTTTTAAGTATCTCACCAATTGAATCAGCAAGACTTTGTTTTTTCTCTTTATCAAGATTATTTGTAGGTTCATCAAAAATTGAAAATTTACTGTCAGTAAAAAGTTTACTCATTGCACTTCTGATAGAGATTGCAACAGCTACCTGTTCTCCACCTGAAAGCTGTTCAAATTTTAATTCACTTGTGTCACTTACAAGATAGACCATATATTTATCCTTATCTTCATTTGACCAGACTATTCTTTCACCACGTCCTGTGATTTTTCTGAAGTTATCAGTAGCGATAATCTCAATCTCTTTTAACATGTTTTTAGAGACTTCTTTTCCCATATTTTTTACATTATCTCTAAAAATCTGGGTAAGTTCAAGCTTTATTTTGAGCTTTTTAATTCTTTTTTCAAGCCTTTTAAGTTCAGATTCATCTTTATGTATCTCTTCGAGCTTTTTAGTTAATACATCTATCTGGGTATTTGTTTTTCCAAGTTCTTCTCTTAATGTCCCAAGTATCTCTTTGAGTTTTATTTCATTATTTAAAAGCTCTGGTTTATTATAGCTTTCTAAATGTTTTTTATTCTCTTCTATATCTTTAGCTGTATTTTCAAGTCTTTCTTTTTGTGTAGCTAGAATATTAGCATTATTTTCCTTATCTTTGATGTATTTATCTTTTTCAAGTGATTTTTTATAGTTTTCAATATATAAATTTCTTGCAGGTTCAAGAGATTTTAAAATTTGTTCCTCAGCTTCTATCTCCTTTGAAATAAGTATAAACTTATCTATAATATCCTGATTTTGAGATAGATATATATCTATTTCAATATTTTGTATTTTTAATCTTTCTACCTGTTCCTGATTTTTTCTTTTTTCAGTTTCATATAAAGTTATATCCTTATTTAGAGAAGTTATTATATTTTGAAGCTTTTCAAGTTCTTCCATATCTTTTTTCAGGTTAAGGTTTTCAAGCTGAAACAGCAATGTTGAACTTTTCTTTTGAAGTTCATCCTTATTTTCGAAACTGTTTTTTAGTCTGAAGTTTTCATAATTAGAAATAACAAGAGATAGTGATGTTTCAAGAGTTTTGTAATGTTCCTCTTCAGTTAAAAGTTCATATTTAGATTTTTCTATCTCCTTTTTAAATATTGAAAGTTTGTATTTTTTCTCTTCAAGTAATTTTTTTTCAGAGAGTTTATTAATAATACCACTAATCTCACTAGTATTATCTTCATATTCTTTGTCAATAGCAGCTATTTTTTCCTTAAAATATAGATTTATATCTTTACCCTTAAGGTTTTCGCAGTTTTCTTTTAAATAAGGGCATTGATAAGATTTAAGCATATTATATGCAGTAATATTTTCATCCTTTTGTGTAGCTAGAATGTTATTTCTGCTCTCTAAAGAGGATTTTTTCTTTTCTAGCTCTTCAAGTTGCAACAATTTATCACTGATATTTTCCTGTTCAAGTTCTAATATCATTTTTTCTTTACTTTCAATAGCTGATTTTTTACTGTCTATTGAGCTTTTAATAGCAACTATCTTTTGCTCCATATTTAAGGTATCATTTTCAAATATAGTGCACTGTCTAATGAGAATATTTGTATTATCCAATATTTCTCTATATTCTATTTCATGTTTCTTTTTTTCTTTTATGTTATATTCTAAATCTCCAGCTAAAGTTTCTTTCTCTAAAGATATGTTTTTATTACTGTCTATCTTATTTTGATATACTTCAATATTACCCTGAATTTTAGAGATAAGCCCTTCATTTCTAGCCTTGGTTTTCTCTTTGTTTTCATAATCTATTTTTAGCTTTTCAATCTCTTTTTTCTTAAGTTTTTTATCATCAATCTCTTTTTTTATAAAGGTATATTTTTCATATTTTTCTTTATTATTTTTTACAATCTCTTCAGCTTGTTTAGCATCTTCTATAAAGTTATCTATCTTTTCAATATTAGATTTACAATTATCTATTGTGTTAGATATATATTTGTGATTTCCTATTAGTTTTTCTCGTAATAATTCCAGCTCATTTATTGTTTTAAGCTGTGAATTTATTTCCTCTTCCTCTTTTGTGTGGATAGCTATTTGAGATGTATATTTTTCTTTCTTTTGAATTTCTCCATCAAGTTCTTTTTTTACATCTTCAGGATTGAGAATTCTTGCACCAATACTCTCATATTTAGCATTTTCTATACTTAAAAGTTTTTCATAATTTCTATATACATTAAGAAGGTCCTTTTCTCCTATTTTTTTATATATATCCGTGTTAAATATGGTATTAAATGTTGTTTCTCTATTTGTGGCAGTATCTTTAAAAGCTGAAACAAATTCATTTTGCTTTGCAACAATTATGTTGTCATATATATTTTTTATCTCACCTTTTATGCCACAAAGCTCTTTTATCTTATCTGCCTTTCCATCAATAGTTACTCCATCTGAAACTCTTGAAAGTTTAGATCCACCACTGGGAATTCTCTTGCTTATAATA from Fusobacterium sp. DD2 harbors:
- a CDS encoding arsenate reductase family protein — translated: MIIQIFGKKNCNDSRKAERFFKERGIKIQFINLKEKAPSKGELKSICAKYPIEELIDTESKEYKKMNLQYMVFDIEETLLENPILFKSPIGRFNREITIGYQPEVWKTWIEK
- a CDS encoding SMC family ATPase, yielding MKINRVHLENYRVHENLDIEFSKGINLLLGQNGKGKSSILEAIGIALFDSKPRTTLLDAVTFGKKSGKIEIGFTGVDGEEYIISKRIPSGGSKLSRVSDGVTIDGKADKIKELCGIKGEIKNIYDNIIVAKQNEFVSAFKDTATNRETTFNTIFNTDIYKKIGEKDLLNVYRNYEKLLSIENAKYESIGARILNPEDVKKELDGEIQKKEKYTSQIAIHTKEEEEINSQLKTINELELLREKLIGNHKYISNTIDNCKSNIEKIDNFIEDAKQAEEIVKNNKEKYEKYTFIKKEIDDKKLKKKEIEKLKIDYENKEKTKARNEGLISKIQGNIEVYQNKIDSNKNISLEKETLAGDLEYNIKEKKKHEIEYREILDNTNILIRQCTIFENDTLNMEQKIVAIKSSIDSKKSAIESKEKMILELEQENISDKLLQLEELEKKKSSLESRNNILATQKDENITAYNMLKSYQCPYLKENCENLKGKDINLYFKEKIAAIDKEYEDNTSEISGIINKLSEKKLLEEKKYKLSIFKKEIEKSKYELLTEEEHYKTLETSLSLVISNYENFRLKNSFENKDELQKKSSTLLFQLENLNLKKDMEELEKLQNIITSLNKDITLYETEKRKNQEQVERLKIQNIEIDIYLSQNQDIIDKFILISKEIEAEEQILKSLEPARNLYIENYKKSLEKDKYIKDKENNANILATQKERLENTAKDIEENKKHLESYNKPELLNNEIKLKEILGTLREELGKTNTQIDVLTKKLEEIHKDESELKRLEKRIKKLKIKLELTQIFRDNVKNMGKEVSKNMLKEIEIIATDNFRKITGRGERIVWSNEDKDKYMVYLVSDTSELKFEQLSGGEQVAVAISIRSAMSKLFTDSKFSIFDEPTNNLDKEKKQSLADSIGEILKNLEQSIIVTHDDTFQEMAEKVIYL